The following are encoded in a window of Thermoanaerobacter ethanolicus JW 200 genomic DNA:
- a CDS encoding IS701 family transposase, with protein MSHNKRITENSSIIQYLMKLNFALYFTKPVIRHILEFIIAATQKGYSGTVTDIVNLSLANCHRTTFGKFLSQGVWNIEYAWRAIRREVIRIIFELSQTSNKPIFVIFDDTIAEKTKPSLQAKHTIQATGFHQSHLKGKQVWGHQLLTMMLSCGNVVLPYCIERYEKGGKSKIERICEMVSMLPIPKGPAYGLCDSWYINKKVIEAHFERGYHLIGALKTNRIIYPQGIRIQIKDFAQYIEKNEVCLVTVNGSNYWVYRYEGALNGIDNAVVVLCWPEKAFKNENALHAFICTDTELDTETILNYYSQRWPIEIFFRQTKNNLGLNTYQVRSTKSIDRLLWLISLTYLYCTTSGDEYCKFGQGIKMVRKEVQKQRVQWLYERANNKVPIDEILAELQLA; from the coding sequence ATGTCTCATAATAAAAGAATAACAGAAAATTCATCAATAATCCAGTACTTAATGAAATTAAATTTTGCATTATATTTTACTAAACCTGTTATTCGTCATATTTTAGAATTTATAATTGCTGCCACTCAAAAAGGTTATAGTGGTACTGTTACAGATATAGTTAATTTAAGCCTTGCTAATTGCCATAGAACCACGTTTGGCAAATTCTTAAGCCAAGGTGTTTGGAATATAGAGTATGCATGGAGAGCTATAAGGCGAGAAGTTATTCGCATTATATTTGAATTATCCCAAACTAGCAACAAGCCGATATTTGTGATTTTTGATGATACTATTGCTGAGAAGACAAAGCCTTCGTTACAGGCTAAACATACTATCCAGGCAACAGGATTCCATCAATCACATTTAAAAGGGAAGCAAGTTTGGGGACATCAACTTCTTACCATGATGCTATCTTGCGGCAATGTGGTATTACCTTACTGCATTGAGCGCTATGAAAAAGGTGGCAAAAGCAAAATCGAAAGAATATGTGAAATGGTATCTATGCTTCCAATACCTAAAGGACCAGCATATGGACTATGTGATTCATGGTACATAAACAAAAAAGTAATAGAAGCACATTTCGAAAGAGGATACCATCTCATAGGAGCATTAAAAACTAACAGGATTATCTATCCACAAGGCATCAGAATTCAGATAAAAGATTTTGCCCAATATATCGAAAAGAACGAAGTTTGCCTCGTTACAGTAAACGGTTCTAATTACTGGGTATATCGCTATGAAGGAGCCTTAAATGGCATAGATAATGCTGTAGTAGTATTGTGCTGGCCTGAGAAAGCTTTTAAAAATGAAAATGCTCTACATGCATTTATCTGTACTGATACTGAATTAGATACCGAGACTATTCTAAATTACTACAGTCAAAGATGGCCTATAGAAATATTCTTTAGGCAGACAAAGAATAATCTTGGACTAAATACATATCAAGTACGATCAACAAAATCAATAGATAGATTATTATGGCTTATATCATTGACATACCTGTATTGTACGACTTCAGGCGACGAATATTGCAAATTTGGGCAAGGAATAAAAATGGTACGCAAAGAAGTACAAAAGCAGCGTGTTCAATGGCTGTATGAGCGAGCTAATAATAAAGTACCTATTGATGAAATTTTAGCAGAACTACAGTTAGCATAG
- a CDS encoding SurA N-terminal domain-containing protein yields the protein MRKTKTFLLIAFAIVLSLSIIALGLSVSRVSAGDGPNQSQFDKIIEKVGSFLKGNKDKLKVNEGDVIAEANGIPIYKNEFELRKGLTFASEGQVNDINNFVLNKLVREKVKEYLAMKYNLKVSEDEINSYIEKEKQQFKEFPEAEGKLKELISASGMTYEEYWNDYERYNVKRMLLFDKLYNAIINEGIKNGELKKTDKMTIEVQNEYKKYFDNIIDQYVKQAKISIDEKYKDMFRGFRVD from the coding sequence ATGAGGAAAACAAAAACTTTTTTACTAATCGCTTTTGCCATTGTTTTATCATTGAGTATAATTGCCCTTGGATTGTCAGTCTCGAGAGTTAGTGCAGGGGATGGGCCAAATCAATCACAGTTTGATAAAATTATTGAAAAAGTAGGCAGCTTTTTAAAGGGTAATAAAGACAAATTGAAAGTCAATGAAGGGGATGTGATTGCAGAGGCTAACGGTATACCGATATATAAAAACGAATTTGAATTGCGTAAGGGATTGACATTCGCATCGGAAGGACAGGTAAACGATATAAATAATTTTGTTTTAAATAAATTGGTGAGAGAGAAAGTAAAAGAATATCTTGCTATGAAATACAATCTAAAGGTATCTGAAGATGAAATAAATTCATATATTGAAAAAGAGAAACAACAATTTAAAGAATTTCCTGAAGCGGAGGGAAAATTGAAAGAGTTAATTTCTGCAAGTGGTATGACATATGAGGAATACTGGAACGATTATGAGAGATACAATGTAAAAAGAATGTTGCTTTTTGATAAGCTGTACAATGCGATAATCAATGAAGGAATTAAAAATGGGGAATTGAAGAAAACGGATAAAATGACCATAGAGGTGCAAAATGAGTATAAAAAGTATTTTGACAATATAATAGATCAATATGTAAAACAGGCTAAAATATCGATTGATGAAAAATATAAAGATATGTTTAGAGGCTTCAGAGTAGATTGA
- a CDS encoding ABC transporter ATP-binding protein has protein sequence MYTLEVKNLSKQIDGKQILSNVTFKVEEGEIMALVGPNGAGKTTTLKCIMNAVKKDSGEIFIFEKPFHPSIKKDIAFVTEHRKVFNNLQLGDYYKLYKTLYPSWDDMFFKNFLSRYGFNLNEEMQKFSRGQKTLILAILAFSTNAKLIILDEPTQHLDPAARFELIEIIKQYVNEKKGTILLSSHEIFELEEYATSFAIIKDGKILYTDSIDEAKQKHRIVSLNENIKGAKVIAVMNNEVLVQTEEDIGEYPRLNQIIVGYLKST, from the coding sequence ATGTACACATTAGAAGTAAAGAATCTAAGTAAACAAATTGATGGAAAACAAATACTCTCCAATGTAACTTTTAAAGTAGAAGAAGGAGAAATAATGGCACTTGTGGGTCCAAACGGTGCAGGAAAAACCACAACATTAAAATGCATAATGAACGCAGTAAAAAAGGATTCAGGCGAAATATTCATATTCGAAAAGCCTTTTCACCCTTCTATAAAAAAAGATATAGCGTTTGTTACAGAACACAGAAAAGTCTTTAACAACTTACAACTGGGAGACTATTACAAACTGTACAAAACTCTGTATCCATCATGGGATGATATGTTTTTTAAAAACTTTCTCTCCCGATATGGCTTTAACTTAAACGAAGAGATGCAAAAATTCTCAAGGGGTCAAAAAACCCTTATATTAGCGATATTAGCTTTTTCAACAAATGCAAAACTCATAATACTGGATGAGCCTACACAGCACCTTGACCCGGCTGCTAGGTTTGAACTTATAGAAATAATAAAGCAATACGTCAATGAAAAGAAGGGCACTATTTTACTTTCTTCTCATGAAATATTTGAATTAGAAGAATACGCAACAAGTTTTGCCATAATAAAAGATGGAAAAATACTATATACAGATTCCATTGATGAAGCGAAACAAAAACACAGAATAGTTAGCCTAAATGAAAACATAAAAGGGGCAAAAGTAATCGCAGTAATGAATAACGAAGTTTTAGTACAAACTGAAGAAGATATAGGTGAATATCCCCGCTTAAATCAAATAATTGTAGGCTACCTAAAAAGTACCTAA
- a CDS encoding GntR family transcriptional regulator: MLRKVDKHSGVPAYLQIVNMIKSEILLGNLQKGSQLPSVRDLQVIFDVNINTVIKALEKLKNEGYIESEQGIGYFIKKDIDVEEGVIKIIRECVTKLKNSRIDYYTSMLIFEEVWKNE; this comes from the coding sequence ATGCTAAGAAAAGTAGATAAACACAGTGGAGTGCCTGCATATTTACAAATAGTAAACATGATAAAATCAGAAATTTTATTAGGTAACCTTCAAAAAGGCAGTCAACTTCCATCTGTCAGAGATTTACAGGTGATATTTGACGTAAATATAAATACAGTTATAAAAGCTTTAGAAAAATTAAAAAACGAAGGATATATAGAGTCAGAGCAAGGCATAGGATATTTTATAAAGAAAGACATTGATGTAGAAGAAGGTGTAATAAAAATTATAAGAGAATGTGTCACAAAATTGAAAAACAGTCGTATAGACTATTATACTTCTATGTTAATTTTTGAGGAGGTCTGGAAAAATGAATGA